The following proteins are encoded in a genomic region of Arachis ipaensis cultivar K30076 chromosome B02, Araip1.1, whole genome shotgun sequence:
- the LOC107626408 gene encoding dehydration-responsive element-binding protein 1B-like: protein MQKRKAGRKKFQETRHPIYKGVRQRNGKWVCELRQPNNKTRVWLGTFSHPQMAAIAHDVAALAFRGENASLNFPQSAASLPRLNAETTPLKSIQITATQVANNHFVEGREEIMSILGSNDASSHEEELSSDCSFGEDSRSFYWDEEEVFNMPGLMNSLAEALIITPPALERGFNWVGVETTMDLTLWGD from the coding sequence atgcaaaaaaGAAAGGCAGGGAGGAAGAAATTCCAAGAGACAAGGCACCCTATTTACAAAGGTGTGAGGCAAAGGAATGGAAAATGGGTATGTGAGCTTAGACAACCAAACAACAAAACTAGGGTTTGGCTTGGAACTTTTTCTCATCCTCAAATGGCGGCTATAGCCCATGATGTCGCCGCTTTGGCCTTCCGGGGCGAAAATGCTTCCCTAAACTTTCCTCAGTCGGCCGCCTCGCTGCCTAGACTGAATGCTGAAACCACTCCTCTCAAAAGCATCCAGATAACTGCGACGCAGGTCGCGAACAATCACTTTGTTGAAGGCAGAGAAGAGATCATGAGTATCCTTGGAAGTAATGATGCTTCTTCTCATGAGGAGGAGTTGTCTTCGGATTGTAGTTTTGGAGAAGATTCTAGAAGCTTCTATTGGGATGAAGAGGAAGTGTTTAACATGCCAGGGTTGATGAATAGCTTGGCTGAAGCCTTGATTATAACTCCACCGGCTTTGGAAAGAGGCTTCAATTGGGTTGGTGTAGAAACTACCATGGATTTGACTCTATGGGGCGATTAA
- the LOC107628622 gene encoding ethylene-responsive transcription factor ERF024-like — protein MHSTSASTSTGRHPVYRGVRRRSSGKWVSEIREPKKPNRIWLGTYPTPEMAAVAYDVAVLALKGKDAELNFPNSASSLPVPATLSPRDIQMAAASAAAAAGAAKDALNAEGSSSSQGNINKSNENNNNNNNNVPSSSMAHDFVDEDLIFDMPNVLVNMAEGMLLSPPPFDIGGGEDEPENMDDEPSLWNFP, from the coding sequence ATGCATTCTACTTCTGCTTCTACTTCTACTGGCCGTCACCCCGTGTATCGCGGAGTGAGGCGTAGAAGTAGTGGCAAATGGGTGTCGGAAATTCGGGAGCCGAAGAAGCCTAATAGGATTTGGTTAGGGACATACCCTACTCCAGAAATGGCTGCGGTTGCATATGATGTCGCCGTCCTTGCCCTAAAAGGCAAAGACGCCGAGTTAAACTTCCCTAACTCGGCTTCTTCGCTCCCGGTTCCGGCTACCTTATCCCCACGTGACATTCAAATGGCCGCGGCTAGTGCTGCCGCGGCGGCCGGAGCAGCAAAAGATGCCCTAAATGCTGAAGGATCAAGTTCAAGCCAAGGGAATATTAATAAAAgcaatgaaaataataataataataataataatgttcctTCATCATCAATGGCACATGATTTTGTGGATGAGGATTTGATCTTTGACATGCCTAATGTTCTTGTGAACATGGCAGAAGGAATGCTTCTTAGTCCTCCTCCTTTTGACATTGGTGGTGGTGAAGATGAACCAGAAAACATGGATGATGAGCCAAGCCTGTGGAATTTCCCTTAA